The following proteins are co-located in the Polymorphospora rubra genome:
- a CDS encoding LysR substrate-binding domain-containing protein: MRVLARARSVLDEVAALHRVVEQSRTELRVGYAWAALGRHTRRLQRAWAATHPRLPLVFIQSATASAGLAEGAVDVAVVRRPLHDPRFDTAQVGVEARYAAVATDNRLARRRAVRLADLARYPVAIDDRTGTTTPDMWPADAAPTAIRITHSVDEWLTLIAAGQAVGVTSEATANQNPRPGVAYRPLRDARPLPVWLAWWHDDPPAYLTDLLDLVRETYRPPAG; the protein is encoded by the coding sequence GTGCGGGTCCTGGCGCGGGCCCGCAGCGTGCTCGACGAGGTCGCCGCGCTGCACCGCGTCGTCGAGCAGTCCCGCACCGAACTGCGGGTCGGGTACGCGTGGGCGGCACTGGGCAGGCACACCCGGCGGCTGCAGCGGGCGTGGGCGGCGACGCATCCGCGGCTGCCGCTGGTGTTCATCCAGTCCGCCACCGCGAGCGCGGGGCTCGCCGAAGGCGCCGTGGACGTGGCGGTGGTCCGCCGGCCGCTGCACGACCCGCGCTTCGACACCGCCCAGGTCGGCGTCGAGGCCCGCTACGCCGCCGTGGCCACCGACAACCGGCTGGCCCGGCGCCGGGCGGTGCGGCTCGCGGACCTGGCCCGGTACCCGGTGGCGATCGACGACCGGACCGGGACGACCACGCCGGACATGTGGCCGGCCGACGCCGCGCCGACCGCCATCCGGATCACGCACAGCGTGGACGAGTGGCTCACCCTGATCGCCGCCGGACAGGCCGTCGGGGTCACCTCCGAGGCGACCGCCAACCAGAATCCCCGACCGGGGGTGGCGTACCGGCCGCTGCGCGACGCCCGGCCGCTGCCGGTCTGGCTCGCGTGGTGGCACGACGACCCGCCCGCGTACCTCACCGACCTGCTCGACCTCGTCCGCGAGACGTACCGGCCGCCGGCCGGTTGA
- a CDS encoding carboxymuconolactone decarboxylase family protein, with the protein MARLNISQHAPQGYQAVLDLDRYVRENLDHVLLDLVKLRASQLNGCGFCVDMHATDLEKLGQPTRRIYAVSAWRETDFFTERERAALALTEAVTLITTGVDDAVWAEAARLFPERELSDLLLAIGTINVWNRVAVSTHAAPPPLAG; encoded by the coding sequence ATGGCACGCTTGAACATCAGCCAACACGCACCGCAGGGCTACCAGGCCGTGTTGGACCTGGACCGGTACGTGCGGGAGAACCTCGACCACGTCCTGCTCGACCTCGTGAAGCTGCGCGCCTCGCAACTCAACGGCTGCGGGTTCTGCGTCGACATGCACGCCACCGACCTGGAGAAGCTGGGCCAGCCCACCCGAAGGATCTACGCGGTCAGCGCCTGGCGGGAAACCGACTTCTTCACCGAGCGGGAGCGGGCGGCGCTGGCCCTGACCGAGGCGGTCACCCTGATCACCACCGGCGTCGACGACGCCGTCTGGGCCGAGGCGGCCCGCCTGTTTCCGGAGCGGGAACTGTCCGATCTGTTGCTCGCGATCGGGACGATCAACGTGTGGAACCGCGTCGCCGTGAGCACGCACGCGGCCCCGCCGCCCCTGGCCGGCTAG
- the gdhA gene encoding NADP-specific glutamate dehydrogenase, with protein MTAQDRLETIFADVVRRNPGEAEFHQAVREVLDSVVPALTRHPEYADAKIIERICEPERQIIFRVPWEDDRGEVHINRGFRVEFNSALGPYKGGLRFHPSVYLGIVKFLGFEQLFKNALTGMPIGGGKGGSDFDPKGRSDREVMRFCQSFMTELYRHIGEYTDVPAGDIGVGGREIGYLFGQYKRITNRYESGVLTGKGLSYGGAQVRREATGYGTVFFAEEMLRAAGDSFDGKRVVVSGSGNVAIYAIEKVQLLGGTVVACSDSSGYVRDDKGIDLDLLKELKEIRRARIDAYAARRPHASFVAGRTVWEVPCQVALPCATQNEIGAAEAAALIRGGCTIVAEGANMPTRPDAVRAFVEAGVRFAPGKAANAGGVAASALEMQQNASRDSWTFAHSEQRLREIMADIHARCHATAQEYGMPGNYVAGANIDGFRRVAEAMLAHGLI; from the coding sequence ATGACCGCGCAGGACCGGCTGGAAACGATCTTCGCCGACGTGGTGCGCCGCAACCCCGGCGAGGCCGAGTTCCACCAGGCGGTGCGCGAGGTGCTGGACAGTGTCGTACCCGCCCTGACCCGGCACCCCGAGTACGCCGACGCGAAGATCATCGAGCGGATCTGCGAACCGGAGCGGCAGATCATCTTCCGGGTGCCGTGGGAGGACGACCGCGGCGAGGTGCACATCAACCGCGGCTTCCGGGTGGAGTTCAACAGCGCGCTCGGCCCGTACAAGGGCGGCCTGCGCTTCCATCCGTCGGTCTACCTGGGCATCGTGAAGTTCCTCGGGTTCGAGCAGCTGTTCAAGAACGCCCTGACCGGGATGCCGATCGGCGGCGGCAAGGGCGGCTCGGACTTCGATCCGAAGGGCCGCTCGGACCGTGAGGTGATGCGGTTCTGCCAGTCGTTCATGACCGAGCTGTACCGGCACATCGGCGAGTACACCGACGTGCCGGCGGGTGACATCGGCGTCGGCGGCCGGGAGATCGGCTATCTGTTCGGCCAGTACAAGCGCATCACCAACCGGTACGAGTCCGGGGTGTTGACCGGCAAGGGGCTGAGCTACGGCGGTGCCCAGGTACGCCGGGAGGCGACCGGGTACGGCACGGTGTTCTTCGCCGAGGAGATGCTGCGCGCCGCGGGCGACAGCTTCGACGGCAAGCGGGTCGTGGTGTCCGGGTCGGGCAACGTGGCGATCTACGCGATCGAGAAGGTGCAGCTGCTCGGTGGCACCGTCGTGGCGTGTTCGGACTCGTCCGGCTACGTCCGCGACGACAAGGGCATCGACCTCGACCTGCTGAAGGAGCTGAAGGAGATCCGGCGGGCCCGGATCGACGCGTACGCGGCGCGGCGGCCGCACGCCTCCTTCGTCGCCGGCCGTACGGTGTGGGAGGTGCCGTGCCAGGTCGCCCTTCCCTGCGCGACACAGAACGAGATCGGCGCGGCCGAGGCGGCGGCCCTCATCCGGGGCGGCTGCACCATCGTCGCCGAGGGCGCGAACATGCCGACCCGCCCGGACGCGGTCCGCGCGTTCGTCGAGGCCGGCGTCCGGTTCGCGCCGGGCAAGGCGGCCAACGCCGGCGGGGTGGCCGCCAGCGCGCTGGAGATGCAGCAGAACGCCAGCCGTGACTCGTGGACGTTCGCCCACTCGGAGCAGCGGCTGCGGGAGATCATGGCGGACATCCACGCCCGGTGCCACGCCACGGCGCAGGAGTACGGCATGCCGGGCAACTACGTCGCCGGCGCGAACATCGACGGCTTCCGGCGGGTGGCCGAGGCGATGCTCGCGCACGGCCTCATCTAG
- a CDS encoding ThuA domain-containing protein: MRILVYSRTTGFRHESIPAGVAALTALGRGHGFEVVATEDPAVLTPDELAGFAAVTFLSTSGTISDDPAARAALEGYVRAGGGYVGIHGASTTEYDWPFYGALVGAWFDQHPAVQPGRIVVADHDHPATAHLPAVWERTDEWYDFRTNPRPSVRVLLRVDETSYEGGRMGADHPIAWCHENLGGRSFYTAVGHTVESYEEPAVLAHLLGGIRYATGG, encoded by the coding sequence ATGCGGATCCTGGTCTACAGCCGGACGACGGGCTTCCGGCACGAGTCGATCCCGGCCGGGGTGGCGGCCCTGACTGCGCTCGGCCGCGGGCACGGGTTCGAGGTCGTCGCGACCGAGGACCCGGCCGTCCTGACCCCGGACGAACTCGCCGGCTTCGCCGCGGTGACGTTCCTGAGCACCAGCGGGACGATCTCCGACGACCCGGCCGCCCGGGCGGCGCTGGAGGGCTACGTGCGGGCCGGCGGCGGCTACGTCGGCATCCACGGCGCGTCGACCACCGAGTACGACTGGCCGTTCTACGGTGCCCTGGTGGGCGCCTGGTTCGACCAGCATCCGGCGGTGCAGCCGGGCCGGATCGTCGTGGCGGACCACGACCATCCGGCCACCGCACACCTGCCCGCCGTCTGGGAGCGCACCGACGAGTGGTACGACTTTCGCACCAACCCGCGCCCGTCGGTGCGGGTGCTGCTGCGGGTCGACGAGACGTCGTACGAGGGCGGCCGGATGGGTGCCGACCACCCGATCGCCTGGTGCCACGAGAACCTCGGCGGCCGGTCGTTCTACACCGCGGTCGGGCACACCGTCGAGTCGTACGAGGAACCGGCCGTGCTGGCCCACCTGCTCGGCGGGATCCGGTACGCCACCGGCGGCTAG
- a CDS encoding ABC transporter permease, translated as MRLLQALVRDRIGAVGLFLVVTITLAAILAPVIAPYDPTAMSNQRLAPPGGTFLLGADEAGRDLLSRALYGARTSLSVSLIVVTGAGIIGVVLGLLAGFFRGWLDGVITPAMDVLFSFPTLLLALAVVAARGPGTENLILALIIVFIPSFARIVRGTAMSIVKEPYVESGRAVGLSNTRLIFKYVLPNAVAPIAVQFTTSLAYAILIEASLGYLGLGVQPPQPSWGSMLSSGKAFMEMSMWPSLVPGICIMLTVLGFNLLGDTIRDALDPRLRSRTGH; from the coding sequence ATGCGCCTCCTCCAGGCACTCGTACGCGACCGCATCGGCGCCGTCGGCCTGTTCCTCGTCGTCACCATCACGCTCGCCGCCATCCTGGCCCCGGTGATCGCCCCGTACGACCCCACCGCGATGTCCAACCAGCGCCTCGCCCCGCCCGGCGGCACGTTCCTGCTCGGCGCCGACGAGGCCGGCCGCGACCTGCTCAGCCGGGCCCTGTACGGGGCCCGGACCTCGCTGAGCGTCAGTCTGATCGTGGTCACCGGCGCCGGGATCATCGGCGTCGTCCTCGGCCTGCTCGCCGGGTTCTTCCGCGGCTGGCTCGACGGGGTGATCACCCCCGCGATGGACGTGCTCTTCTCGTTCCCCACCCTGCTGCTGGCGCTGGCCGTCGTCGCCGCCCGCGGGCCCGGCACCGAGAACCTCATCCTGGCCCTGATCATCGTCTTCATCCCGAGCTTCGCCCGGATCGTCCGGGGCACCGCGATGTCGATCGTCAAGGAGCCGTACGTCGAGTCCGGGCGCGCGGTCGGGCTGAGCAACACCCGCCTCATCTTCAAGTACGTCCTGCCGAACGCGGTGGCGCCGATCGCCGTGCAGTTCACCACCAGCCTCGCGTACGCGATCCTGATCGAGGCGTCGCTGGGCTATCTCGGGCTCGGTGTCCAACCGCCGCAGCCGTCGTGGGGATCGATGCTGTCGTCCGGCAAGGCGTTCATGGAGATGTCGATGTGGCCCTCCCTGGTGCCCGGCATCTGCATCATGCTCACCGTCCTCGGGTTCAACCTGCTCGGCGACACGATCCGCGACGCGCTGGATCCGCGCCTGCGCAGCCGGACCGGACACTAG
- a CDS encoding acyl-CoA dehydrogenase family protein gives MPLVTPAAPLDYLGADALVDDETRDLQAAVRHFVDGRIRPHVATWFEDGRLPARDLARELGELGVLGMHLTGYGCAGTSATAYGLACLELEAGDSGLRSLVSVQGSLAMYALWRFGSDEHKQEWLPGMAAGRAIGCFGLTEPDFGSDPAGMRTRARRDGTDWILDGTKMWITNGSIADVAVVWAHTDEGIRGFVVPTDTPGFTAPEIKRKLSLRASVTSELVLDDVRLPAEAVLPGVTGMGGPLSCLNEARMGIVFGALGAARDCLETTIAYAQSRQIFDKPLAAHQITQVKLADMTVELGKGLLLALHLGRLKDAGALDHRQISLGKLNSVREALAIANTCRTILGAAGITLDYPVMRHAANLESVLTYEGTSEVHQLIIGQTLTGHAAFR, from the coding sequence GTGCCCCTCGTGACCCCCGCCGCCCCGTTGGACTACCTGGGCGCCGACGCCCTGGTCGACGACGAGACCCGCGACCTCCAGGCCGCCGTGCGGCACTTCGTCGACGGGCGCATCCGGCCGCACGTCGCCACCTGGTTCGAGGACGGCCGCCTGCCGGCCCGCGACCTCGCCCGCGAACTCGGCGAACTCGGCGTGCTCGGCATGCACCTGACCGGGTACGGCTGCGCGGGCACCAGCGCCACCGCGTACGGCCTCGCCTGCCTGGAACTGGAGGCCGGCGACTCCGGCCTGCGCTCACTGGTCTCCGTACAGGGCTCGCTGGCGATGTACGCGCTGTGGCGGTTCGGCTCCGACGAACACAAGCAGGAATGGCTGCCCGGGATGGCCGCCGGCCGGGCCATCGGCTGCTTCGGACTCACCGAACCGGACTTCGGCTCCGACCCGGCCGGCATGCGTACCCGGGCCCGCCGCGACGGCACCGACTGGATCCTCGACGGCACCAAGATGTGGATCACCAACGGCTCGATCGCCGACGTCGCCGTGGTCTGGGCGCACACCGACGAGGGGATCCGCGGGTTCGTCGTACCCACCGACACCCCCGGCTTCACCGCCCCGGAGATCAAGCGCAAGCTGTCCCTGCGCGCCTCGGTCACCTCCGAACTCGTGCTCGACGACGTACGGCTGCCGGCCGAGGCCGTACTTCCCGGCGTGACCGGCATGGGCGGCCCCCTGTCCTGCCTCAACGAGGCGCGGATGGGCATCGTCTTCGGCGCGCTCGGCGCCGCCCGGGACTGCCTCGAGACGACGATCGCCTACGCCCAGAGCCGGCAGATCTTCGACAAGCCGCTGGCGGCACACCAGATCACCCAGGTCAAGCTGGCCGACATGACCGTGGAACTCGGCAAGGGCCTCCTGCTCGCCCTCCACCTCGGCCGACTGAAGGACGCCGGGGCGCTGGACCACCGGCAGATCAGCCTCGGCAAGCTGAACAGCGTCCGCGAGGCCCTCGCGATCGCCAACACCTGCCGCACGATCCTCGGCGCGGCGGGCATCACGCTCGACTACCCGGTCATGCGGCACGCCGCCAACCTGGAGTCCGTTCTCACCTACGAGGGCACCTCCGAGGTGCACCAACTGATCATCGGACAGACGCTGACCGGGCACGCCGCCTTCCGTTGA
- a CDS encoding EamA family transporter: protein MAPLAGGLATMVASATSTQVGAAVGAHAFATVGPAGVVAVRQLVAAAVLLPAVRPDLRRFTWPQWWPTLLLGVVFATMNLSLYTAVDRIGLGLAVTLEFLGPLAVALAGSRTRLDLACAAGAAVGVYVLVLPGPASDCPGIGLGLLAGACWAAYILLNRLLGARLPGLQAPAAATAVSALACLPVAVALLVQGRLHGGGLLFAAVAGLLSSVVPYAADLVALRRVPARLFGVVMSIHPVLAALAGLVLLGQVLSPHEWAGIAIVVTVNAFAVARARRDGGALT, encoded by the coding sequence GTGGCCCCGTTGGCCGGCGGGCTGGCGACGATGGTCGCCAGCGCGACCAGCACGCAGGTCGGTGCCGCCGTCGGTGCGCACGCGTTCGCCACCGTCGGCCCGGCCGGTGTCGTCGCCGTCCGGCAGCTCGTCGCGGCCGCCGTCCTGCTGCCGGCCGTCCGCCCGGACCTGCGTCGTTTCACCTGGCCCCAGTGGTGGCCGACGCTGCTGCTCGGAGTCGTCTTCGCCACGATGAACCTGAGCCTCTACACCGCGGTCGACCGGATCGGACTCGGCCTGGCCGTCACCCTCGAGTTCCTCGGCCCGCTCGCGGTGGCGCTGGCCGGTTCCCGTACCCGGCTCGACCTGGCCTGCGCGGCGGGCGCCGCCGTCGGTGTGTACGTCCTGGTCCTGCCCGGCCCTGCCAGCGACTGTCCCGGCATCGGACTCGGCCTGCTGGCGGGCGCGTGCTGGGCGGCGTACATCCTGCTCAACCGCCTGCTCGGAGCCCGGCTGCCCGGCCTGCAGGCACCCGCCGCGGCCACCGCCGTGTCGGCGCTGGCCTGCCTGCCGGTCGCCGTCGCCCTGCTCGTCCAGGGCCGGCTGCACGGCGGTGGCCTCCTGTTCGCGGCGGTGGCCGGCCTGCTCAGTTCGGTCGTGCCGTACGCCGCCGACCTGGTCGCGCTGCGCCGGGTACCCGCCCGCCTCTTCGGCGTGGTGATGAGCATCCACCCGGTCCTGGCCGCGCTCGCCGGCCTGGTGTTGCTGGGGCAGGTGCTGAGCCCGCACGAGTGGGCCGGCATCGCGATCGTCGTCACCGTCAACGCCTTCGCCGTCGCCCGCGCCCGCCGCGACGGGGGAGCGCTTACCTGA
- the nikB gene encoding nickel ABC transporter permease, with protein sequence MARLILTRLLAVVPVLLGISVISFFVIRMIPGNVISSIMGQDFSDPKLEAEMRAYFGLDMPIHEQFLSWFGRLLHGDFGTSMRSGQPVLDEILERLPATMLLAVSALVVSVLISIPFGVLSATRRNGLLDAGSRLASLIGLSVPNFWLGILLVYLFSVTLGWLPSQGAGSGEGGLAQLKYLILPAVTLGASLAAISMRMTRSSMLEVLNQDYVRTARAKGLSERVVVVRHALRNSLIPVITVLGIQAGALLGGTVVVEQVFSWPGLGTMVIRGITQRDYPVVQGTLLFLAFFYVVVNLLVDIIYVYLDPRLRSGH encoded by the coding sequence TTGGCCCGCCTCATCCTGACCCGCCTGCTCGCGGTCGTGCCGGTACTACTGGGCATCTCGGTCATCTCGTTCTTCGTGATCCGGATGATCCCCGGCAATGTCATCAGCTCGATCATGGGTCAGGACTTCAGCGATCCCAAGCTCGAGGCCGAGATGCGCGCGTACTTCGGCCTCGACATGCCGATCCACGAGCAGTTCCTGAGCTGGTTCGGCCGGCTGCTCCACGGCGATTTCGGCACCTCCATGCGCAGCGGGCAGCCCGTCCTGGACGAGATCCTGGAGCGGCTGCCCGCCACCATGCTGCTGGCCGTCTCCGCCCTCGTGGTCTCGGTGCTCATCTCGATCCCGTTCGGGGTGCTGAGCGCCACCCGGCGCAACGGCCTGCTGGACGCCGGCTCCCGGCTGGCCTCGCTGATCGGCCTGTCGGTGCCGAACTTCTGGCTCGGCATCCTGCTGGTCTATCTCTTCTCGGTCACCCTGGGCTGGCTGCCGTCGCAGGGCGCCGGCAGCGGCGAGGGCGGCCTGGCCCAACTGAAATACCTCATCCTCCCGGCGGTCACCCTCGGCGCCAGCCTCGCCGCGATCAGCATGCGGATGACCCGGTCCAGCATGCTGGAGGTCCTCAACCAGGACTACGTGCGCACCGCCCGGGCCAAGGGCCTCAGCGAACGCGTCGTCGTCGTGCGGCACGCGCTGCGCAACTCCCTGATCCCGGTGATCACGGTGCTGGGCATCCAGGCCGGCGCCCTGCTCGGCGGCACCGTGGTGGTCGAGCAGGTCTTCTCCTGGCCGGGCCTGGGCACCATGGTGATCCGCGGCATCACCCAGCGGGACTACCCGGTGGTCCAGGGCACGCTGCTCTTCCTGGCCTTCTTCTACGTCGTGGTCAACCTCCTCGTCGACATCATCTACGTCTACCTGGATCCGAGGCTCCGCAGTGGTCACTGA
- a CDS encoding sigma factor produces MTREGVFEGQRGRLTALAYRMVGSWTDAEDVVQDVAVEWWAGAGDVANPGGWLTKTTVRRAIDALRRRQRESGYVGPWLPEPVVVDRQPAAADLVEARETLSTAFLLIAEALTPPQRAVVVLRSLGYRHDEIAGFLDITPAAARQHHTRATRTLDRQGPPTGTGTAGRDGDDAVTRSLLGAFLSAARDGDLEALVALLHDDVVAYNDGGGRTRAALNPLFGPAKVARFVVGVSGTYARRAVRLVTVNGTPGAIVTLGGTAHVISLQVRDGRIYRIFDVSNPDKHGTVPGPVAPDPAAG; encoded by the coding sequence ATGACGCGCGAGGGCGTCTTCGAGGGACAGCGCGGTCGTCTGACGGCACTTGCCTATCGCATGGTCGGCTCGTGGACCGACGCCGAGGACGTGGTGCAGGACGTCGCGGTCGAGTGGTGGGCCGGCGCGGGCGACGTGGCGAACCCGGGCGGGTGGCTGACGAAGACGACGGTGCGACGGGCGATCGACGCGCTGCGCAGACGTCAACGCGAGTCGGGCTACGTCGGGCCGTGGCTGCCCGAGCCGGTCGTCGTCGACCGGCAGCCGGCGGCCGCGGACCTGGTCGAGGCGCGGGAGACCCTGTCGACGGCATTCCTGCTGATCGCCGAGGCGCTGACCCCGCCGCAGCGGGCGGTCGTGGTCCTGCGGTCGCTCGGCTACCGCCACGACGAGATCGCCGGGTTCCTCGACATCACCCCGGCGGCCGCCCGGCAACACCACACCCGGGCCACGAGGACACTCGACCGGCAGGGGCCACCGACCGGGACCGGCACCGCCGGACGGGACGGCGACGACGCGGTCACGCGGTCGCTGCTGGGGGCGTTCCTGTCGGCGGCCCGCGACGGTGATCTCGAGGCGCTCGTCGCGCTGCTGCACGACGACGTCGTCGCGTACAACGACGGGGGCGGCCGGACCCGTGCGGCCCTCAACCCGCTGTTCGGTCCGGCGAAGGTGGCCCGGTTCGTCGTCGGGGTGAGCGGGACGTACGCCCGGCGTGCCGTGCGGCTGGTCACCGTCAACGGCACGCCGGGCGCGATCGTCACCCTGGGCGGTACCGCCCACGTCATCTCGCTGCAGGTGCGGGACGGCCGGATCTACCGGATCTTCGACGTGTCCAACCCGGACAAGCACGGCACCGTCCCGGGCCCGGTCGCGCCGGATCCGGCGGCCGGCTAG
- a CDS encoding ABC transporter ATP-binding protein yields the protein MALLEVRDLRTEFGAGRRAVTAVDGVSFTVDAGEMVALVGESGCGKSATAQSIMGLIVPPVGRVAGGQVLFEGRDLLRMRPRELRAVRGSGIAMIFQDPMTSLNPVLTVGRQLTESLNLHLGLRGAAARARAVELLDMVRIPAAATRLSSYPHQLSGGMRQRVMIAMALSCRPRLILADEITTALDVTIQAQVLALLRELAVETRTAVLFITHDLGVVAGMAERVNVMYAGQIVESAETGDLFRRPQMPYTWGLLGSVPRLDQARGGRLRPISGQPPELSAMPSGCRFAPRCVHRRDVCLDSPPALTAPRETSERDQQTRCWGMQDASHGGWLSTKDRYAGQLVEEK from the coding sequence ATGGCCTTGCTTGAAGTACGGGACCTGCGCACGGAGTTCGGCGCGGGACGCCGGGCGGTCACGGCTGTCGACGGTGTCTCGTTCACTGTGGACGCGGGGGAGATGGTGGCCCTGGTCGGTGAGTCCGGCTGCGGGAAGTCCGCGACCGCTCAATCGATCATGGGACTCATCGTTCCGCCGGTCGGCCGGGTCGCCGGCGGCCAGGTGCTCTTCGAGGGCCGCGACCTGCTCCGGATGCGCCCGCGCGAGCTACGGGCGGTGCGGGGCAGCGGCATCGCGATGATCTTCCAGGATCCGATGACCTCACTGAACCCGGTGCTGACGGTGGGCAGACAGCTCACCGAGTCGCTGAACCTGCACCTGGGGCTGCGCGGTGCGGCCGCCCGCGCCCGGGCCGTCGAACTGCTCGACATGGTCCGGATCCCCGCCGCCGCGACCCGCCTGAGTTCCTACCCCCACCAGCTCTCCGGCGGAATGCGCCAGCGGGTGATGATCGCGATGGCCCTGTCGTGCAGACCGCGCCTGATCCTGGCCGACGAGATCACGACCGCGCTCGACGTCACCATCCAGGCCCAGGTCCTCGCCCTGCTGCGTGAACTCGCCGTCGAAACCCGCACCGCCGTCCTGTTCATCACCCACGACCTCGGTGTCGTCGCCGGCATGGCGGAGCGGGTCAACGTCATGTACGCCGGCCAGATCGTGGAGAGCGCCGAGACAGGCGACCTCTTCCGCCGTCCCCAGATGCCGTACACCTGGGGGCTGCTGGGCTCGGTGCCACGACTCGACCAGGCCCGCGGCGGCCGGTTGCGTCCGATCAGCGGCCAGCCCCCGGAGCTGTCGGCGATGCCGTCCGGCTGCCGGTTCGCGCCCCGCTGTGTGCACCGCCGGGACGTCTGCCTCGACTCGCCGCCCGCTCTGACCGCCCCCCGGGAGACGTCCGAACGCGACCAACAGACCAGGTGCTGGGGCATGCAGGACGCGTCCCACGGCGGCTGGCTGTCCACGAAGGACCGCTACGCCGGTCAACTCGTCGAGGAGAAATGA
- a CDS encoding Lrp/AsnC family transcriptional regulator has translation MASKSSIEKDRSIIRELVLDARQTNVALAAKVGLSEGSVRRRVDRLVTEGQLHFAAIPSAPLMGRPVHTVFQIQSAPGTTDELIETLTAMSEMAYVYHVTGQFDIIAVGYFASSEDMRRFSTERLGHLRGVMEIRSVMVLRVAKRAHEWARDIASDDDSADADEPVTLPN, from the coding sequence ATGGCGTCGAAAAGCTCGATCGAGAAGGACCGCAGCATCATCCGGGAACTGGTTCTGGACGCCCGCCAGACAAACGTGGCGCTCGCCGCCAAGGTGGGGCTGTCCGAGGGCTCCGTACGACGGCGGGTCGACCGGTTGGTGACTGAGGGCCAACTTCACTTCGCCGCCATCCCGAGCGCGCCCCTCATGGGACGCCCGGTGCACACCGTGTTCCAGATCCAGAGCGCGCCCGGCACCACCGACGAACTGATCGAAACCCTGACGGCGATGTCCGAAATGGCCTACGTCTACCACGTGACCGGCCAGTTCGACATCATCGCCGTCGGCTACTTCGCCTCCAGCGAAGACATGCGCCGGTTCTCCACCGAACGGCTCGGCCACCTGCGCGGCGTGATGGAGATCCGATCCGTCATGGTCCTGCGGGTCGCCAAGCGGGCCCACGAGTGGGCCCGCGACATCGCCAGCGACGACGACTCCGCCGACGCGGACGAGCCGGTGACACTCCCGAACTGA
- a CDS encoding ABC transporter ATP-binding protein yields the protein MSKAPAAAGDTLVKTAHDPAVLVRARDLTVDFKVPVRGALRPARLRAVSGVDLDILRGEILGVVGESGCGKSTTGRAVLQLIRPSAGSVTFDGVELTTQRGGRLRAMRRRMQMIFQDPFASLNPRMSIGELIEEPLLVHSGGSAGERRARALETMDKVGISRQWHGRYPHELSGGQRQRVGIARALVSSPEFIVADEPVSALDVSIQAQIVNLLESLQEDLGLTMMFIAHDLAVVRHLCDRIAVMYLGTVVEVADCESLYTRPRHPYTQALLSAVPIPDPDVEREREQRILTGDVPSPLNPPTGCRFRTRCWKAQDVCAVTPPVLADAGAGHQVACHFPEDPGPADPGSPVKPTTATSANQ from the coding sequence ATGTCCAAGGCACCGGCCGCCGCCGGCGACACACTGGTCAAGACAGCGCACGACCCCGCCGTGCTCGTCCGGGCCCGCGACCTCACCGTGGACTTCAAGGTCCCGGTACGCGGCGCGCTGCGGCCGGCCCGCCTGCGTGCGGTGTCCGGAGTGGACCTCGACATCCTGCGCGGCGAGATCCTCGGCGTCGTCGGCGAATCCGGCTGTGGCAAGTCCACGACCGGCCGCGCCGTCCTGCAACTGATCAGGCCCAGCGCCGGAAGCGTGACGTTCGACGGCGTCGAACTCACCACCCAGCGCGGCGGCCGCCTGCGCGCCATGCGCCGCCGGATGCAGATGATCTTCCAGGACCCGTTCGCGTCGCTGAACCCGCGGATGTCCATCGGCGAACTCATCGAGGAACCACTGCTCGTCCACTCCGGCGGCTCCGCCGGTGAACGCCGCGCCAGAGCCCTGGAAACCATGGACAAGGTCGGCATCAGCCGCCAGTGGCACGGCCGCTACCCGCACGAGCTCTCCGGCGGACAGCGGCAGCGGGTGGGCATCGCCCGGGCCCTGGTGAGCAGCCCCGAGTTCATCGTCGCCGACGAGCCGGTGTCCGCCCTGGACGTCTCCATCCAGGCCCAGATCGTCAACCTGCTGGAGTCCCTGCAGGAGGACCTCGGGCTGACGATGATGTTCATCGCACACGACCTGGCCGTCGTACGGCACCTCTGTGACCGGATCGCGGTGATGTACCTCGGCACCGTCGTCGAGGTCGCCGACTGCGAGAGCCTCTACACCCGGCCCCGGCACCCGTACACCCAGGCGCTGCTGTCGGCCGTACCGATCCCGGACCCGGACGTCGAACGCGAGCGCGAACAGCGGATCCTCACCGGCGACGTACCCAGCCCGCTCAACCCGCCCACCGGCTGCCGGTTCCGGACCCGCTGCTGGAAGGCCCAGGACGTCTGCGCGGTGACCCCGCCGGTCCTCGCCGACGCGGGCGCCGGTCACCAGGTCGCCTGCCACTTCCCGGAGGACCCCGGCCCGGCCGACCCCGGCAGCCCGGTGAAACCCACCACCGCGACGTCCGCGAACCAGTGA